One stretch of Xanthomonas sp. DAR 35659 DNA includes these proteins:
- a CDS encoding DcaP family trimeric outer membrane transporter: MSHRIASLARGPLAAALFVALIAPGAAFAQSGKSPSAREQALEARVAELERQVQLLLSSQQQQQGQIAQTQTEVAAVKSSQAAQPALPAGKAPIQVTTITPGATPGTTFKVGGFIKADFLATRTGDGQLADDATGRALYLPGQTPVGGAKSGTDYNAHAKFSRINFGVDSVTEGGNKAGALVELDFFGNSLGTQTATNTYGATLRHAYMYWNHWLAGQTWSNFMDPAALPEAADFIGPTDGVIFVRQAQVRYTNGGFSIALENPETTLYNRSTAGVVSTASSDRGALPDLTVRYGWKGDWGSFGIGGLIGQQKVDNRATGADASKVSGGLTLGGKWVAGDSDSLFYQLSGGEGIGRYVGLGIAQNAVYDAADRDLDTVGVIAGYIGWRHAFSPKLRTNLIYARSDYDNDTALTGLGVTKSVQSIRGNIFYTPMPKVDVGAELMYGKREIESGAKGDITRLQFTTKYSF, translated from the coding sequence ATGAGCCACCGCATCGCATCCTTGGCACGGGGCCCGCTGGCCGCTGCGCTGTTCGTCGCCCTGATCGCGCCCGGCGCGGCCTTCGCCCAGAGCGGCAAGTCCCCGTCGGCGCGGGAGCAGGCACTGGAGGCCCGCGTGGCCGAGCTGGAACGGCAGGTGCAGTTGCTGCTGTCCTCGCAGCAACAGCAACAGGGCCAGATCGCGCAGACCCAGACCGAGGTCGCGGCGGTGAAGTCCAGCCAGGCCGCGCAACCGGCGCTGCCGGCCGGCAAGGCGCCGATCCAGGTCACCACCATCACCCCCGGCGCCACGCCCGGCACCACGTTCAAGGTCGGCGGCTTCATCAAGGCCGACTTCCTGGCCACCCGCACCGGCGACGGCCAGCTCGCCGACGACGCCACCGGCCGCGCGCTGTACCTGCCCGGGCAGACCCCGGTGGGCGGCGCCAAGTCCGGCACCGACTACAACGCCCACGCCAAGTTCTCGCGCATCAATTTCGGCGTGGACAGCGTCACCGAGGGCGGCAACAAGGCCGGCGCGCTGGTGGAGCTGGATTTCTTCGGCAACTCGCTGGGCACCCAGACCGCCACCAACACCTACGGCGCCACGCTGCGTCACGCCTATATGTACTGGAACCACTGGCTGGCCGGCCAGACCTGGTCCAACTTCATGGACCCGGCGGCGCTGCCGGAGGCGGCCGACTTCATCGGCCCCACCGACGGCGTGATCTTCGTGCGGCAGGCGCAGGTGCGCTACACCAACGGCGGCTTCAGCATCGCCCTGGAGAACCCGGAGACAACGCTCTACAACCGCAGCACGGCCGGCGTGGTCAGCACCGCCAGTTCCGACCGCGGCGCGCTGCCGGACCTGACCGTGCGCTACGGCTGGAAGGGCGACTGGGGCAGCTTCGGCATCGGCGGCCTGATCGGCCAGCAGAAGGTGGACAACCGCGCCACCGGCGCCGACGCCAGCAAGGTCTCCGGCGGCCTGACCCTGGGCGGCAAGTGGGTGGCCGGGGACAGCGACAGCCTGTTCTACCAGCTCAGCGGCGGCGAGGGCATCGGCCGCTACGTCGGCCTGGGCATCGCCCAGAACGCGGTCTACGACGCCGCCGACCGCGACCTGGACACGGTCGGGGTGATCGCCGGCTACATCGGCTGGCGCCACGCGTTCTCGCCCAAGCTGCGCACCAACCTGATCTACGCGCGCAGCGACTACGACAACGACACCGCGCTGACCGGGCTGGGCGTGACCAAGTCCGTGCAGAGCATCCGCGGCAACATCTTCTACACGCCGATGCCCAAGGTCGATGTCGGCGCCGAGCTGATGTACGGCAAGCGCGAGATCGAAAGCGGCGCCAAGGGCGACATCACCCGCCTGCAGTTCACCACCAAGTACAGCTTCTGA
- the acs gene encoding acetate--CoA ligase encodes MADLYPVDPQFAARARIDKTQYQSQYRQSVEQPEAFWGKVAERLDWFKRPTRIKDVNFALDDFHIRWFDDGELNASVNCLDRQLATRGDKTALLFEPDSPDAPSYRVTYRELYERVCRLGNALRALGVQKGDRVTIYLPMIPDAAVAMLACARIGAIHSVVFGGFAPNSIADRVIDCGSKLIITADEGLRGGKKIPLKANVDAALKLPGTTTVETVLVVRHTGGAVDMQAPRDRWFHDVVDSQPAECEPERMNAEDPLFILYTSGSTGKPKGVLHTTAGYLLYAAYTHETVFDLREDDIYWCTADVGWVTGHSYIVYGPLANGATALMFEGVPNYPSVSRFWEVIDKHQVTIFYTAPTAIRALMREGEAPVKKTSRASLRLLGSVGEPINPEAWRWYYDVVGDGRCPIVDTWWQTETGGILITPLAGAIDLKPGSATLPFFGVQPALVSADGEILEGATEGNLVLRDSWPGQMRTVYGDHQRFIDTYFRTYPGSYFTGDGCRRDEDGYYWITGRVDDVINVSGHRIGTAEVESALVSHPKVAEAAVVGFPHDIKGQGIYAYVTLVADEAPSEALHKELVAWVRKEIGPIAAPDHLQWAPGLPKTRSGKIMRRILRKIAENAPDQLGDTSTLADPSVVDSLVNERLAR; translated from the coding sequence ATGGCCGATCTTTATCCCGTCGATCCGCAGTTCGCCGCCCGGGCACGCATCGACAAGACCCAGTACCAAAGCCAATACCGGCAGTCGGTGGAACAGCCGGAGGCGTTCTGGGGCAAGGTGGCCGAGCGCCTGGACTGGTTCAAGCGGCCGACCCGGATCAAGGACGTGAACTTCGCCCTGGACGACTTCCATATCCGCTGGTTCGACGACGGCGAGCTCAACGCCAGCGTCAACTGCCTGGACCGGCAACTGGCCACCCGCGGCGACAAGACCGCGCTGCTGTTCGAGCCGGACAGCCCGGACGCGCCGTCCTACCGCGTCACCTACCGCGAACTGTACGAACGCGTATGCCGGCTCGGCAACGCGCTGCGCGCGCTGGGCGTGCAGAAGGGCGACCGCGTCACCATCTACCTGCCGATGATCCCGGACGCGGCGGTGGCGATGCTGGCCTGCGCGCGCATCGGCGCGATCCACTCGGTGGTGTTCGGCGGTTTCGCGCCCAATTCGATCGCCGACCGGGTGATCGACTGCGGCAGCAAGCTGATCATCACCGCCGACGAAGGCCTGCGCGGCGGCAAGAAGATCCCGCTCAAGGCCAACGTCGACGCGGCGCTGAAGCTGCCCGGCACCACCACCGTGGAAACCGTGCTGGTGGTGCGCCACACCGGCGGCGCGGTGGACATGCAGGCCCCGCGCGACCGCTGGTTCCACGACGTGGTCGACAGCCAGCCGGCCGAGTGCGAACCCGAGCGCATGAACGCCGAGGACCCGCTGTTCATCCTCTACACCTCCGGCTCCACCGGCAAGCCCAAGGGTGTGCTGCACACCACCGCCGGCTACCTGCTGTACGCGGCCTACACCCACGAGACCGTGTTCGACCTGCGCGAGGACGACATCTACTGGTGCACCGCCGACGTCGGCTGGGTCACCGGCCACAGCTACATCGTCTACGGGCCGCTGGCCAACGGCGCCACCGCGCTGATGTTCGAGGGCGTGCCCAACTACCCGAGCGTGTCGCGCTTCTGGGAGGTCATCGACAAGCACCAGGTGACGATCTTCTACACCGCCCCGACCGCGATCCGCGCGCTGATGCGCGAAGGCGAGGCGCCGGTGAAGAAGACCTCGCGGGCGAGCCTGCGCCTGCTCGGCAGCGTCGGCGAACCGATCAATCCGGAAGCCTGGCGCTGGTACTACGACGTGGTCGGCGACGGCCGCTGCCCGATCGTGGACACCTGGTGGCAGACCGAGACCGGCGGCATCCTGATCACCCCGCTGGCCGGCGCCATCGACCTCAAGCCCGGCTCGGCGACACTGCCGTTCTTCGGCGTCCAACCGGCCCTGGTCAGCGCCGACGGCGAGATCCTGGAAGGCGCCACCGAGGGCAACCTGGTGCTGCGCGATTCCTGGCCGGGGCAGATGCGCACCGTCTACGGCGACCACCAGCGCTTCATCGACACCTATTTCCGCACCTACCCGGGCAGCTACTTCACCGGCGACGGCTGCCGCCGCGACGAAGACGGCTACTACTGGATCACCGGCCGCGTCGACGACGTCATCAACGTCTCCGGCCACCGCATCGGCACCGCCGAGGTGGAGAGCGCGCTGGTCTCGCACCCGAAGGTGGCCGAAGCCGCGGTGGTCGGCTTCCCGCACGACATCAAGGGCCAGGGCATCTACGCCTACGTGACCCTGGTGGCGGACGAGGCCCCGAGCGAGGCGCTGCACAAGGAACTGGTGGCCTGGGTGCGCAAGGAGATCGGCCCGATCGCCGCGCCCGACCACCTGCAGTGGGCGCCGGGCCTGCCCAAGACCCGCTCGGGCAAGATCATGCGCCGCATCCTGCGCAAGATCGCCGAGAACGCCCCCGACCAGCTCGGCGACACCTCGACCCTGGCCGATCCGTCGGTGGTCGATTCGTTGGTGAACGAACGCCTCGCGCGCTAG
- a CDS encoding response regulator transcription factor, whose protein sequence is MPTLLIADDHPLFREALRGAVQRVMPGVQLYEADSVEALYALADHHADADLLLMDLNMPGAQGFSALVHLRALHPQLPVVVVSAREEPTVMRRALDHGAFGFIPKSADSDTIGLALGTVLDGECWAPPEAHNMPPTDRAEREVGQRLRELTPQQFRVLQMLGAGRLNKQIAYDLGVSEATIKAHVTAILRKLGVTNRTQAVLMAGKLAIDSDGIVLPLEED, encoded by the coding sequence ATGCCCACCCTGCTGATCGCCGACGACCATCCCCTGTTCCGCGAGGCGCTGCGCGGGGCGGTGCAGCGGGTGATGCCGGGCGTGCAGTTGTACGAGGCCGACAGCGTGGAAGCGTTGTATGCGCTGGCCGACCACCACGCCGATGCGGATCTGTTGCTGATGGACCTCAACATGCCCGGCGCGCAGGGGTTCAGCGCGCTGGTGCATCTGCGCGCGCTGCATCCGCAGTTGCCGGTGGTGGTGGTGTCCGCGCGCGAGGAGCCGACGGTGATGCGGCGCGCGCTGGACCACGGCGCGTTCGGCTTCATTCCCAAGTCGGCCGATTCGGACACCATCGGCCTGGCCCTGGGCACGGTGCTGGACGGCGAATGCTGGGCGCCGCCGGAAGCGCACAACATGCCGCCCACCGACCGTGCCGAACGCGAGGTGGGCCAGCGCCTGCGCGAGCTCACCCCGCAGCAGTTCCGCGTGCTGCAGATGCTCGGCGCCGGCCGCCTCAACAAGCAGATCGCCTACGACCTGGGCGTGTCCGAGGCCACCATCAAGGCGCACGTCACCGCGATCCTGCGCAAGCTTGGCGTCACCAACCGCACCCAGGCCGTGCTGATGGCCGGCAAGCTGGCCATCGACAGCGACGGCATCGTGCTGCCGCTGGAAGAGGATTGA
- the mntP gene encoding manganese efflux pump MntP: MSFLSILLLGIAMSTDAFAAAVGKGAAMQRPRWADALRAGLIFGCIEALTPALGWLLGQAASKYVVAFDHWIAFGLLGALGVHMIVAGLKPDADEPEATPKRHGFWNLAATGLATSIDAMAVGVGLAFLDVNIVEVAVVIGLCTLTMVTLGIMLGRVLGALAGKRAEIVGGALLIAIGSTILYEHLH, from the coding sequence ATGTCCTTTCTTTCGATTCTGCTGCTCGGCATCGCCATGTCGACCGACGCTTTCGCCGCCGCGGTCGGCAAGGGCGCGGCGATGCAACGCCCGCGCTGGGCCGACGCGCTGCGCGCCGGCCTGATCTTCGGCTGCATCGAGGCGCTGACGCCCGCACTCGGCTGGTTACTGGGCCAGGCCGCATCCAAGTACGTGGTCGCCTTCGATCACTGGATCGCGTTCGGCCTGCTCGGCGCGCTCGGCGTGCACATGATCGTCGCCGGGCTCAAGCCGGATGCCGACGAACCCGAGGCCACGCCCAAGCGCCACGGCTTCTGGAACCTGGCCGCCACCGGCCTGGCCACCAGCATCGACGCGATGGCGGTCGGCGTCGGCCTGGCCTTTCTGGACGTGAACATCGTCGAGGTCGCGGTGGTCATCGGCCTGTGCACGCTGACCATGGTCACCCTGGGCATCATGCTCGGCCGCGTGCTCGGCGCACTGGCCGGCAAGCGCGCGGAGATCGTCGGCGGCGCGCTGCTGATCGCGATCGGCAGCACGATTCTCTACGAACATCTGCATTGA
- a CDS encoding TonB-dependent receptor — MPASLYAQGADPASAPAASDTVDLDRVTVTGSLVRRVDVETASPVAVVDREQIQQSGKQTLGDLLQSLPGIAGDATNPQVNNGGGDGASTVSLRGLGDARTLILIDGHRILNNDVNSIPTNMIDHVEVLKVGASAMYGSDAIGGVVNFILRKNFEGGEVSANYGQASRGDGARQGGSFTFGKTWDRGNVVVGLDYNKQKAVSTANRAFSKDAMYLSSGSVYKGGSARTPSGYYKLPAATLAANGCAADGALTGNGSGGYKCYDPASDAYNYQAQNLLLTPQQRVGGFVLGSFNVTDKLQAYVNAYHNHTMSNFAIAPLPLDAQNDGITIAADNPYNPFGVEFGPNGYQYQTRFTSLGQREGFYDTATDQDVFGLKGSIGDSSWVWDANFNYGHYRQRNWSHGYVDYAGLQDAITAGQVNIFDQGGANAVAWLQSHESIPRQETTTITRQWEASANGSLWELPGGSAQLAVGALYRKESLNTTVSANALINSDNTCAVSTEACSSPLSGSFNVKEAYLQLFLPVLAQSSPIGALNLTLSDRFSDYSSVRSSNNSGSFQVEWRPIHDLMVRGTAAQVFRAPTISDIYQGPTSDAPNFVDPCIGYSGSGHAAACAGVPAGWSGSGLSQTNGIVSGSSYVGYQLKPEKGTSFDYGLVYSPDYVPGLSLNLDWWKVKLDDLIQPISAQTVANLCYNDESSPYCGYLHRYPSDSVSAGNVDYIQTPVVNIGKLDTQGIDFGANYALPQTEFGKFTLALDTTYLHRYDIDTGDSVVHMAGRYNSSYGNYAHWRAHAMAGWKLGNWDASWTTRWVGKVQVGSGDLSQNMSADGHDKGVVLRYGSYMYHALQVGYDMEGANLRVDLGVDNLTNKQPPLMYQNNVLNANTDVSTYDTLGRYYWMRATYRF, encoded by the coding sequence TTGCCCGCCTCGCTCTACGCGCAGGGCGCCGACCCTGCCTCGGCACCGGCCGCCTCCGACACGGTGGATCTGGACCGGGTCACCGTGACCGGCTCGCTGGTGCGCCGCGTGGACGTGGAGACGGCCAGCCCGGTGGCGGTGGTCGATCGCGAGCAGATCCAGCAGAGCGGCAAGCAGACCCTCGGCGACCTGCTGCAGTCGCTGCCCGGCATCGCCGGCGACGCGACCAATCCGCAGGTCAACAACGGCGGCGGCGACGGCGCCTCGACCGTGTCGCTGCGCGGCCTCGGCGATGCGCGCACGCTGATCCTGATCGACGGCCACCGCATCCTCAACAACGACGTCAACTCGATCCCGACCAACATGATCGACCACGTCGAGGTGCTGAAGGTCGGCGCCTCGGCGATGTACGGCTCCGACGCCATCGGCGGCGTGGTCAACTTCATCCTGCGCAAGAACTTCGAAGGCGGCGAAGTCTCGGCCAACTACGGCCAGGCCAGCCGCGGCGACGGCGCGCGCCAGGGCGGCAGCTTCACCTTCGGCAAGACCTGGGACCGCGGCAACGTGGTGGTCGGGCTGGACTACAACAAGCAGAAGGCGGTCTCCACCGCCAACCGCGCGTTCTCCAAGGACGCGATGTACCTGTCCAGCGGCAGCGTCTACAAGGGCGGTTCGGCACGCACCCCAAGCGGCTACTACAAGCTCCCGGCCGCGACCCTGGCCGCCAACGGCTGCGCGGCCGACGGCGCGCTGACCGGCAACGGCAGCGGCGGCTACAAGTGCTACGACCCCGCGTCCGACGCCTACAACTACCAGGCGCAGAACCTGCTGCTGACCCCGCAGCAACGCGTCGGCGGTTTCGTGCTCGGCAGCTTCAACGTGACCGACAAGCTGCAGGCCTACGTCAACGCGTACCACAACCACACCATGTCCAACTTCGCGATCGCGCCGCTGCCGCTGGACGCGCAGAACGACGGCATCACCATCGCCGCGGACAACCCCTACAACCCGTTCGGCGTGGAGTTCGGCCCCAACGGCTACCAGTACCAGACGCGCTTCACCTCGCTGGGCCAGCGCGAAGGCTTCTACGACACCGCCACCGACCAGGACGTGTTCGGCCTGAAGGGCAGCATCGGCGACAGCAGCTGGGTGTGGGACGCCAACTTCAACTACGGCCACTACCGCCAGCGCAACTGGAGCCACGGCTACGTCGACTACGCCGGTTTGCAGGACGCGATCACCGCGGGCCAGGTCAACATCTTCGACCAGGGCGGCGCCAATGCGGTGGCCTGGCTGCAGAGCCATGAATCCATCCCGCGCCAGGAAACCACCACCATCACCCGACAGTGGGAGGCCAGCGCCAACGGCAGCCTGTGGGAGTTGCCCGGCGGCAGCGCGCAGTTGGCGGTCGGCGCGCTGTACCGCAAGGAGAGCTTGAACACCACCGTCTCCGCCAATGCGCTGATCAACAGCGACAACACCTGCGCCGTGTCCACCGAGGCCTGTTCCTCGCCGTTGAGCGGTAGCTTCAACGTCAAGGAAGCCTACCTGCAGTTGTTCCTGCCGGTGCTGGCGCAGTCCTCGCCGATCGGCGCGCTCAACCTGACCCTGAGCGACCGCTTCTCCGACTACAGCAGCGTGCGCTCCAGCAACAACAGCGGCTCGTTCCAGGTCGAATGGCGGCCGATCCACGACCTGATGGTGCGCGGCACCGCGGCGCAGGTGTTCCGCGCGCCGACGATCAGCGACATCTACCAGGGGCCGACCTCCGACGCGCCGAACTTCGTCGATCCGTGCATCGGCTACAGCGGCAGCGGCCACGCCGCCGCCTGCGCCGGCGTGCCGGCCGGCTGGAGCGGCTCGGGCCTGTCGCAGACCAACGGCATCGTGTCCGGCTCCAGCTACGTCGGCTACCAGCTCAAGCCGGAGAAGGGCACCTCGTTCGACTACGGTCTGGTCTACAGCCCCGACTACGTGCCGGGCCTGTCGCTCAACCTGGATTGGTGGAAGGTCAAGCTCGACGACCTGATCCAGCCGATTTCCGCGCAGACCGTGGCCAATCTCTGCTACAACGACGAGAGCAGCCCGTACTGCGGCTACCTGCATCGCTATCCTTCCGACAGCGTCAGCGCCGGCAACGTCGACTACATCCAGACGCCGGTGGTCAACATCGGCAAGCTCGACACCCAGGGCATCGACTTCGGCGCCAACTACGCGCTGCCGCAGACCGAGTTCGGCAAGTTCACCCTGGCCCTGGACACCACCTACCTGCACCGCTACGACATCGACACCGGCGACTCGGTGGTGCACATGGCTGGCCGCTACAACTCGTCCTACGGCAATTACGCGCACTGGCGCGCGCACGCCATGGCCGGCTGGAAGCTGGGCAACTGGGATGCGAGCTGGACCACGCGGTGGGTCGGCAAGGTGCAGGTCGGCAGCGGCGACCTGTCGCAGAACATGTCCGCCGACGGGCACGATAAGGGTGTGGTGCTGCGCTACGGCAGCTACATGTATCACGCGCTGCAGGTGGGCTACGACATGGAAGGCGCCAACCTGCGGGTCGACCTGGGCGTGGACAACCTGACCAACAAGCAGCCGCCGCTGATGTACCAGAACAACGTGTTGAACGCGAACACCGACGTGAGCACCTACGACACGTTGGGGCGCTACTACTGGATGCGCGCCACCTACCGGTTCTGA